CCACAGTATTTCACTACAGTGACAGGCtatcaaaataaaaccacatGACTGCTGGGTATTTGATAAACTTTGGATACCTGACAGGTGCTtggtttattttgcattttgtctaGAATCAAGCCAGTGCGCAGACAGGGATTTTATTCTACACAGCAGGATTCATCACTGGACTTTGTAGGATATTGTATAATTGATGTGGTCAAAGACAAAGAGGAtatgacaaaaacagcagtaattTACACAACTGAAGTTGGTActtttatatatgtaattttgTCATTCTCGTGTTGAATATCTATGTATAAATGTACCATAAGTTCTAGGaattcagtattttattttggaagTTATGTATAATGCAACACTTATGTGTGACACAAGATGACAGCTGATGCAGTTATCCATAAAATAACATCCTTACAGTACATagtattaatttaatttgcctttattttaaatatgaccCATGAAAATTGATTATTATGTGAagaataaaatgacatcattgaattatgaaaatgaatggggtTAACACACCCTCAGCCGTGTACATtaacacacataaaatgcaagTACATAGATACAGATGTATAGATGCATACAATTTTTTAATTATCAAAACTGCTTAGAAtaaggaaaaatgaacaatttgaAGAACCATACCTTatatatgaaatgaatgtatcTGAAAGGAGTTCTCCCTCACTCACAGACaagtacacaaaaaaacaatcagtgGTTACTCGAACAGCCTCCGTTTGGTCTCAGTTTGCAGTTTATTGATGCTAATAAGACCCGTGCTGTGACAGGTCCTGGGTGCATGGAGATGATAGCCGCGGCTTCGTTAGCAGGAGGAGAAGGTCTTCCAGAAGAAGTTTTTACAGGGCGACCGCTCCCTGGGCGCTGACTGGCTGAACACGGACCTCTCCCCCAGCTTAGCCTGCAGCAGAGACTCCGTGTCCGAGTCCTGTgcctccttctccagcaggtTCAGCTCTGACAGTCCCGACAGCATCTTCAGCAGGAAGTCTCTCCGCTCCTTGGCCAAGCCCTGAAATGGTAGGACGCTCTCCATTATTCACCGTATTTTCTGACGATAATGACAATAAGCTTTGTGTCAGTGGTAGGAAGTTTGAAGCCAGGGTTACTTACCATGGCACTGGCTGATCctttggacttttttttcaccacagtgCAATAGCTCATATTAACTAGGAGCTAATGATGCTGGATCATCTAGAAAGGTTCCTAACTTGGGTTGCCTCAgtaatgtggtgtaatggtaaggattcccactagggcactgctgctgtacccttgggcaaggtacataacccacaatttcacagtaaaatattcagctgcataaattgatgaaattgtaacctactcTGCAAGctactctggatgagagtgtctgctagatgacaataatgtaaatatttaacaataatGGAAGGTTTTCCTTTGAGGCTGAACTATGTAAGATGCCCTTGGTAAAAGCTTCTggcaaataatgtaatagtaCATTTATCCTTAGATAGATGAGGGTATCTCTCAAATTAGTTCAAAATAGTAACTTTCAGACAGTGCAGAGGAATAAGCCCATGGCTCAATACTTCTTAATCTCAGGGTACATGCTGCACACAATACAGCAAGTTCATAGTGGAGCCTAGCTGCAAATGAATCACATATTCAACAATCACAATCTCTGCCCctgaaaaacacttaaaaaaggACTGATCAAAACAGTCTGTGCAGaatcacattttattatacCCGAAAGCTTGCTCACTCCAGATACTCACTGCAGCGTGGGCTGGCATGACTCAGACCTTACCTTAATTTCATACAGGAGGATACCAAAGACCAAAGGTACTGAGCTAACAAGGACAATTTCTAACGTAAC
This portion of the Megalops cyprinoides isolate fMegCyp1 chromosome 7, fMegCyp1.pri, whole genome shotgun sequence genome encodes:
- the sst6 gene encoding somatostatin 6; protein product: MNVLVSLVPLVLIVWSGQHAVALPVEDRLALQTSGGLAKERRDFLLKMLSGLSELNLLEKEAQDSDTESLLQAKLGERSVFSQSAPRERSPCKNFFWKTFSSC